Genomic DNA from Paenibacillus sp. MBLB1832:
TTGAGATTGTGGTGAGCTTAGCGAAGCTTACCCCATTATTACAGGGCTGCTTCGGGCCCTAACGGCGCTGCGCCGGCACGGTCGGCGCAGCCGGTTAATCCGTGAGATATCACCATTATATCGCGTCCGTTGATTGGATAACCAGCAGTTGCTCATAAGGCTTCCAGATCTGGGCAAACTAAGCTGAAATTGGATGGATCGAGGAGGATAATCATGACCCAAGAATATCGCGTGGAACGAGATACCATGGGTGAAATCAGAGTGCCTGTGGATAAGTTGTGGGGGGCTCAGACCCAGCGCAGCTTTGAAAATTTTAAAATAGGCACTGAGCGCATGCCGCCACGGTTGATCAGCGCTTTTGCGCTGCTGAAGAAAGCAGCGGCTCACGTGAATCGCGATCTCGGCGGGCTCCCGCCTGAGAAAGCGGAGGCCATTGCGACGGCGGCAGACGAAATCGTGCAGGGCCGCTGGAACGACGAGTTCCCGCTTGTCGTCTGGCAGACAGGCAGCGGGACGCAGTCGAACATGAACGTCAACGAGGTGATCGCTCACCGAGGCAGTGAACTGCTGGGAGATGGCGCACGCATCCATCCCAACGATGACGTGAATCGTTCGCAGAGCTCGAACGATACGTTCCCGACCGCGATGCACGTGGCTGGCGTCATCGCGGTAGAGCAAGAGCTGCTGCCTGCGCTGGAGCTGATGCAGGCAACGCTCCACACCAAGATGTCGGCCTTCGCCGACATCGTTAAGATCGGCCGCACCCACCTGCAAGACGCCACCCCGCTGACGCTGGGGCAGGAGATTAGCGGATGGTGGGCGATGCTGGACACGACGGCGCGCATGGTGCGCAGCGCCGTCGATACGATGCGCGAGCTGGCGATCGGCGGCACCGCCGTCGGCACAGGGCTGAACGCGCATCCCGAGTTCGGCGCGCGCGTCGCCGAAGCGCTGACCCGCGAGACGGGTACACGCTTCGTCTCGGCGGAAAACAAGTATCATGCGCTGACCAGCCATGATCAGATCGTATACGCCCACGGGGCGCTCAAAGCGCTGGCGGCGAACTTGATGAAGATAGCCAACGATGTTCGGTGGCTATCGAGCGGCCCCCGCTGCGGGATCGGTGAAATCACGATCCCGGAGAACGAGCCCGGCAGCTCGATTATGCCAGGCAAGGTCAACCCCACGCAGAGCGAAGCGATGACGATGGTCGTGTGCCAGGTGATGGGCAACGATGCGGCCATCGGCTTCGCCGCCAGCCAGGGCAATTTCGAGCTGAACGTGTTCAAGCCCGTGATCATACACAACTTCCTGCAGTCCGTGCGGCTGCTAGCGGATAGTATGCGCTCATTCAATGACCATTGCCTCGCAGGAATGGAGCCGAACCGCGCAGTCATTCAGCGCAATTTGGAGCAATCGCTCATGCTGGTCACGGCGCTCAACCCGTATATCGGGTATGAGAAGGCAGCCAGCATTGCGAAGCAAGCGCACAAAGAAGGGCTGACGCTAAAAGAGTCAGCGGTGCGCAGCGGCTATTTGACAGCCGAGCAGTTCGACAGCTACGTTCGGGCGGAGGATATGGTGCATCCGAAGGCGACGTGAAACTGGCGACCCGCTGCATTTATTGAGGAAACCAAGCGCCAGGCGAAGGATCTGGATGAAACGAACGTTCAGATTCAGTCCATTCAAGGCGTCGGGACGGAGGCCGTTCGAACGCTGGAGATCAACATGGTCGAGTACAAAACGAGAGCTTCGGAAGTTTCCAACGGAAGAGACGGCTGCGGGCACAGAAGAAGTGCTGTCAAGCGTCGAAAGTCAGCTGCACATGTTCACCAATATGCATGAAAAAGCGCTAGAGCTGCAGGTCGTCATGGGCACCTTAACTTCAGCAGTTGAGCGCTTCCGCGTATAGCTTAGAGTCAAAATAAAAGTGCCAGAAAAGTCCATTGGACTTCTGGCACTTTTTTCCTATCTAGTAGATCGACCCTCCCGCCGATCGGAAAGCGTCGGCTTTCTCTTTCATGCCGCTTTCGATCGCTTCCTGTGTCTCGAGTCCGTGCTCGGCGGCGTAGTCGCGGATATCCTGCGTGATGCGCATGCTGCAGAACTTCGGTCCGCACATGGAGCAGAAGTGCGCGGACTTGGCCGCGTCGGCTGGCAGCGTCTCATCATGGTAGGCCATGGCCCGCTCAGGGTCGAGCGAGAGGTAGAACTGGTCGCGCCATCTGAACTCGAAGCGTGCCTTCGAAAGCGCATCATCCCGAAGACGAGCGCGGGGATGACCTTTAGCCAGATCGGCGGCGTGCGCAGCGATTTTGTACGTAATGACCCCTTCCTTCACATCTTCCTTGTTCGGCAGTCCGAGATGCTCCTTCGGTGTAACGTAGCACAGCATAGCGGTGCCGAACCATCCGATCATCGCGGCCCCAATGGCCGAGGTAATATGGTCATAGCCAGGGGCAATGTCCGTCGTGAGCGGGCCAAGCGTATAGAACGGCGCCTCCTGACAAACCTCAAGCTGCCTGTCCATGTTCTCTTTGATCATATGCATAGGCACATGGCCAGGACCCTCGATCATCACCTGAACATCGTGCTTCCAGGCGATTTTCGTTAATTCGCCAAGCGTGGCAAGCTCACTGAATTGCGCCTCGTCATTGGCATCCGCGATCGAGCCCGGCCTGAGACCATCGCCGAGGGAGAAGGAGACGTCGTATTTTTTCATGATTTCACAGATTTCTTCGAAATGGGTGTACAAAAAATTCTCCTGATGATGCGCCAAACACCATGCCGCCATGATCGATCCGCCCCGGGAAACGATGCCTGTGACGCGCCCCGCGGTCAGCGGAATGTAGCGCAGCAAGACCCCCGCATGTATCGTAAAATAGTCAACACCCTGCTCGGCCTGTTCAATCAGCGTATCGCGAAAAACCTCCCAGCTGAGATTCTCGGCTTTGCCATCGACTTTCTCCAGCGCTTGATAGATCGGCACCGTCCCGACGGGGACTGGGGAGTTACGCACGATCCATTCGCGTGTGGTATGAATATTTTTACCAGTCGAAAGGTCCATAATCGTATCGGCGCCCCAGCGGATCGCCCACGTCATTTTCTCCACTTCTTCCTCGACCGAGGAAGCGACGGCAGAGTTGCCGATATTGGCATTGATTTTGACATGAAAATGACGCCCAATAATCATCGGTTCACACTCGGGATGATTAATATTAGCCGGAATAATCGCACGCCCAGCGGCGACTTCGCCACGGACGAATTCGGGCTCCAGCCCTTCGCGAATGGCGATAAACGCCATTTCTGGCGTGATAATGCCTTGGCGCGCGTAATGCAGCTGTGTTACATTACCGCCATTGACCGCGCGAAGCGGCATGTGCTGGGGACAGGGAAAAGCCTCGACGCCTCGCTTCTGGACCAGTTCCTCCGAAACGAAGCCGTTGTCGATCGGCAGGATGACCCGTCCAGCATACGCCTCCACATCGCCGCGCTCCTCAATCCAAGATTTGCGAAGAGGGGGAAGCCCCTTTCGAACATCGGCAACATAATCTGGATCGGTATAAGGTCCGCTAGCATCGTACACGCGGATCGGTTCGTTCTCCTGCTCGCCGCCTCGTCCAGTCGATGGCGATAAAGCAATCTCCCTCATCGGCACAAGCACATCACCGCGCTGCCCCTTTACATACACTTTGCGGCTGCCAGGCAGCGGCGTTGTCATCATTGTCATTTCATTTAACCTCCCATGAGTGATGGGAAACCCCTAGCTGACGCGGATCTGATGCTATGCGCTGAATGCGTACTTATGCTTATCCATCTTCCTACCGACTTCCGCTGAGGCGAACAACAAAAAAACCGCCCCAACGAAAGGGCGGTGGATGTCGCGTTCAGCTTCTAAACCGAGCTGCAACGGGCGCAGCTAAGCTTAAACAAGGACAGTGGCATGTAGAGCCGAATGGCTGCACATTCACGTCCTATTTCGCACGTACATTCCCACTTTCCTACGCTGGCATGACCCAGATCAGGTTCAAAGGGACCAAGGCATCAGCCTGTGTCTCAGCCCATAACGGGCGCCCCTAGTGGATTTCCTGGTTTGACTATACGATCTTTTCTAGTATTTGTCAATTTATTCCTGTGCTAGAAAAAGATAAACCTCATACGTTGCACGAATGCCTTTCGGGCTGCTGAACGCCTGCTCATAATGCCCATACATCTGGGTAAAAAGCCGGCGTGATCCGAGCCCTCGCGAAGGTGAAGCCTCGGACGTGCTTGCGCCCACCGCCTTAACGGCATGGAGAAAATCGCTGACCGAAGCATGCTCCTCCACGTGTAACCACTGTTCAAATGCGCGATCTGAAAAGCCTGCTGCTTGGAGCAAACGATCCCATGCGTCCCCAGAAGGGAAAGATTTGCCGTGGCGCTGTGGCGTCAGGCCATTGGCACAATAAGCCTTGGCGAAAGCTTGGTGTAATTCGTGAAACGTCTCGGGGCCAAAAGTTGAAAAAGCAATCACACCGCCTGGTCGAAGTAATCGACGAAGGCTGACAAGCGTTCGCTGCGGATCGCGCAGCCATTGGAAGCAAGCATTCGATATGATAATGTCGAACGAAGCTGGTGCAGCATTCGCTGCCCAGAGCTCGACGTCCTCGAGCAGGAACTGGACTTGCGTCTTGCTTTGCTCGGCTAGATCTCCACGCTGTGCGCTCACACGCTGGATCCGTTGCTGCGCAGCCGCCAGCATAGCAGGCGCGAGATCGACAGCCGTGATTGAAGCGGGGGGTGGCTCGGTTAATTCAGTTAGGAGCTTCTCCGTCACATAGCCCGTTCCGCAGCCAATTTCCAGAATGTCAGACGTACGAACCCCTGATGCCGGCAGCCGTCCTTTAAGCGATTGGAGAAGCGCGTTTGCCATGCTGCGCTGCACATGGGCATGCGCATCGTAGGCGCCAGCTGCACTCCGGTCAAATTGCCGCTGAATCGCGGTTTGGCTATCTGTCATGCCACCAGCTCCTTATGGATGCCGCAACCCAAGCTGCACTCCCGAGGAAGGGGGCATGCCCACCGCCTTCGACGGCAAGCAGTGTTGCGTGAGGCAGATTGCTATGCAGCTCTTGGGCAGCTGGGAATGGACAAATCGTATCTTCTGTGCCATGTACAAGCAGAACAGGGCACTTGATGCCAGGGAGCATTGGCAAAAGGTTTAAGCTCCGCAGGGCTTCCAGTCCTGCCAAAAGCGCAGGCGTTGACCACTGACCAGGCGCGATAGCGTCGCTATGATCTGAAGCGCTGTCGGCTGACTGCCACACTGCCAGTCGGAAAGCGTGCTCCGTCGCTTCCCGATCTTGCTTCAGCCCTGTGATCATGCGTCTCAGGTAGGCATCAGCCCAGCCGAGATGCTTTTGCTCGTTAGCGCGCGTGAACTTGGCTGTTGCGGAGAAGAGCACCAGGCCGTCCGCAAGTCCTTGTGTTGCGAGGTGCAACGCTAAGCATCCGCCAAGCGACCACCCCGCGATGAGCACGGGGGCAGAGCGCCAATCACAGTGCGCTGCTGCAGCCTTTTCGACTAGCTGAATCATCTCCTCTTGGGAGTCAGCGGTGCTATAGATGATAGATTCATGCTGGAATTCTGGCAGAAGTGCGCGAAGCTGATCGAACACGATTGGAGGCATGCTCCAGCCCGTTAACCAGAGGATCGTGCTGCTCACAGATGGTTGCATCATGCAAGTACCCCCATTTGCCGTCCTAGGCGTTCGATGATCCCTAGGGACATGGTCAATTGCTCTTCGGTATGTGCCGCAGACAAGCTAAAACGTATCCGAGCAGTACCCGCAGGGACCGTTGGCGGACGAATGGCTGTGGCCAATATCCCTTCATTTTCTAGAGCATGGCTGAATTGCAAGGCTGTTTCATTATCGCCTACGATGACAGGAACAATGGGGGAGTCGCCGGGGATGACGTTGAACCCTGCGTCCCGCAGGGCTGAGCGAAAGCTCTTGCTGTGAGTCAGAAGATGATCTCGGCGCCAATGCTCGGCACGAACAAGCTCCAGCGCACTCGAAATCCCCACCACGACTGCAGCAGGCAAGGCCGTCGAATAAATCAATGTTCTTGCCTTGTTGACGAGCCACTCAATGAGCGTATGAGTGCCGCACACATAAGCGCCGTACACGCCGAAGGCTTTGCTGAATGTCCCCATGTGGACATCGACTTCGTCGTGCAATCCCAAAGCGTGACAGTATCCCTGTCCCTGTCTGCCATAGATGCCGCTGCCATGCGCCTCATCGACCATCAGCATCGCGCCGTATTCTCGTTTGAGCCTGACGAGCTCGGACAAGCGGGCAGCGTCCCCATCCATGGAGAAAATCGCGTCAGTCACGATCAATTTTCTGCGTTTGTCACGATGCTTTTCTAATAAGGCGCGCAAATGGTTCAAATCGTTATGTCGATATCTTGCATGCTCAGCGCGACTCAAGATGACCCCATCCACGATGCTCGCATGATTGAGCCCATCACTGAAAACGACATCGCCTCGGCCGACGAGCGCGCTGATGACGCCTACGTTCGCCATATAGCCGCTGCCGAACACGAGGGCGGCCTCACTGTTCTGCCAGTTTGCGATGGCAGCTTCAAGCTCCCCATAGGGCTGGTGGTTCCCTGTCACAAGCCTTGAAGCGCTGGCCCCTGCGCCATCGGAGAGAAGCGCCTCGCGCATTGCTTCTACAATTTTAGGGTGCTGAGCAAGCCCTAGATAGTCGTTCGAGGATAAGTTGAGCAGCGTCCGCGCTCCACGAATGGCGTAGCCTGGCTGCTGGGCGAGCGAGGTCGTCCTATGTAATTGGCGCTTAGCTGAGCCGACATGCAGGTCCTGAAGTTCTTTTTCCATCCAATCCATTGATCTGTGCACCACCCTATAACGCGTTTAGTTCAATTTCAAACCCCAAATCCTCGATGATGGCGTGATCGGCGGTTACTTCCTGGCCCTCAGTAGTGAGGTAGTCACCGACGAAAAGGGAATTCGCAGCGAATAGCGAGAGGGGCTGCAGGGAGCGCAGATTCACCTCTCGACCGCCGGCTACGCGGATTTCTTTGGTCGGACAGATGAATCGGAATAAGGCCAGTACTTTCAGGGCTTTCATAGCGGGCGTGCGGCCCGCGTTTTCGAGCGGCGTCCCAGGGATCGCATTGAGAAAGTTGATCGGAATCGAGTCGGCATCGATCTCGCGAAGGGCGAAGGCCATCTCCACAATTTCCTGGTCCGACTCACCCATTCCGATGATGACGCCAGAGCAGGGCGACATGCCGTAGGTTTTGACTTTTTCCACGGTCTCCACACGCTGATCATAGGTATGGGTCGTCGTGATCGAAGGATAGTTGGCTTTGCTCGTATTCAAATTGTGGTTGTACCGATGAACGCCTGCTTCGGCAAGACGCGCCGCTTGGTCTTCTTTGAGGATACCTAGGCAGGCACAAATTTTGAGCGGCATCGTTTCGCGGATTTCCTTCACGGCATCGACGACCTGGCTTAGCTCTTTCTCGGTTGGGCCTTTGCCCGCAGCCACAATGCAATACGTTCCAGCTTGGCGGGCCAAAGCCTCACGGGCACCCGCGAGCAGCGTTTCTTTGTCCAGCAAGGTGTACTTACAGGTGCCGTGGAGACGATCGACTGGGAGCAGTAACCGCAGTCCTCGGGGCATAGCCCGCTCTTGGCGTTGATAATCATATTTAGCTTTACTTTTTTGCCGTAATAGTGGTGTCGCACTTGGAACGCCGCCTGCATGAGGGGCAGGATATCGGTGTTATCGGCATCGAGTACGGAGAGCCCTTCCTCAAGGGTGAGTGGTTCGCCTCGCAATGCTTTCTGGGCAAGTGTTTGCCAGTCCGTATCCGTTTCGATCGTAAACATAGTAATCAACCTCCAGTTAAAGTAGGGTGTAGGGGATTTTGAAGCAATTCCAGCGTGCGAAACGGAACGTGGTTCCGGTATTTTGTGAAATTTGTTCGTTATGGCGTGTAGGCGGAACGTGAGTTTGCTATTTGCCTGTTTTACGGAGAGTGTTGAAAATTTTTGGATAAATAGAGGA
This window encodes:
- the fumC gene encoding class II fumarate hydratase, producing the protein MTQEYRVERDTMGEIRVPVDKLWGAQTQRSFENFKIGTERMPPRLISAFALLKKAAAHVNRDLGGLPPEKAEAIATAADEIVQGRWNDEFPLVVWQTGSGTQSNMNVNEVIAHRGSELLGDGARIHPNDDVNRSQSSNDTFPTAMHVAGVIAVEQELLPALELMQATLHTKMSAFADIVKIGRTHLQDATPLTLGQEISGWWAMLDTTARMVRSAVDTMRELAIGGTAVGTGLNAHPEFGARVAEALTRETGTRFVSAENKYHALTSHDQIVYAHGALKALAANLMKIANDVRWLSSGPRCGIGEITIPENEPGSSIMPGKVNPTQSEAMTMVVCQVMGNDAAIGFAASQGNFELNVFKPVIIHNFLQSVRLLADSMRSFNDHCLAGMEPNRAVIQRNLEQSLMLVTALNPYIGYEKAASIAKQAHKEGLTLKESAVRSGYLTAEQFDSYVRAEDMVHPKAT
- the thiC gene encoding phosphomethylpyrimidine synthase ThiC translates to MTMMTTPLPGSRKVYVKGQRGDVLVPMREIALSPSTGRGGEQENEPIRVYDASGPYTDPDYVADVRKGLPPLRKSWIEERGDVEAYAGRVILPIDNGFVSEELVQKRGVEAFPCPQHMPLRAVNGGNVTQLHYARQGIITPEMAFIAIREGLEPEFVRGEVAAGRAIIPANINHPECEPMIIGRHFHVKINANIGNSAVASSVEEEVEKMTWAIRWGADTIMDLSTGKNIHTTREWIVRNSPVPVGTVPIYQALEKVDGKAENLSWEVFRDTLIEQAEQGVDYFTIHAGVLLRYIPLTAGRVTGIVSRGGSIMAAWCLAHHQENFLYTHFEEICEIMKKYDVSFSLGDGLRPGSIADANDEAQFSELATLGELTKIAWKHDVQVMIEGPGHVPMHMIKENMDRQLEVCQEAPFYTLGPLTTDIAPGYDHITSAIGAAMIGWFGTAMLCYVTPKEHLGLPNKEDVKEGVITYKIAAHAADLAKGHPRARLRDDALSKARFEFRWRDQFYLSLDPERAMAYHDETLPADAAKSAHFCSMCGPKFCSMRITQDIRDYAAEHGLETQEAIESGMKEKADAFRSAGGSIY
- the bioC gene encoding malonyl-ACP O-methyltransferase BioC — its product is MTDSQTAIQRQFDRSAAGAYDAHAHVQRSMANALLQSLKGRLPASGVRTSDILEIGCGTGYVTEKLLTELTEPPPASITAVDLAPAMLAAAQQRIQRVSAQRGDLAEQSKTQVQFLLEDVELWAANAAPASFDIIISNACFQWLRDPQRTLVSLRRLLRPGGVIAFSTFGPETFHELHQAFAKAYCANGLTPQRHGKSFPSGDAWDRLLQAAGFSDRAFEQWLHVEEHASVSDFLHAVKAVGASTSEASPSRGLGSRRLFTQMYGHYEQAFSSPKGIRATYEVYLFLAQE
- a CDS encoding alpha/beta fold hydrolase; the protein is MMQPSVSSTILWLTGWSMPPIVFDQLRALLPEFQHESIIYSTADSQEEMIQLVEKAAAAHCDWRSAPVLIAGWSLGGCLALHLATQGLADGLVLFSATAKFTRANEQKHLGWADAYLRRMITGLKQDREATEHAFRLAVWQSADSASDHSDAIAPGQWSTPALLAGLEALRSLNLLPMLPGIKCPVLLVHGTEDTICPFPAAQELHSNLPHATLLAVEGGGHAPFLGSAAWVAASIRSWWHDR
- the bioF gene encoding 8-amino-7-oxononanoate synthase, coding for MDWMEKELQDLHVGSAKRQLHRTTSLAQQPGYAIRGARTLLNLSSNDYLGLAQHPKIVEAMREALLSDGAGASASRLVTGNHQPYGELEAAIANWQNSEAALVFGSGYMANVGVISALVGRGDVVFSDGLNHASIVDGVILSRAEHARYRHNDLNHLRALLEKHRDKRRKLIVTDAIFSMDGDAARLSELVRLKREYGAMLMVDEAHGSGIYGRQGQGYCHALGLHDEVDVHMGTFSKAFGVYGAYVCGTHTLIEWLVNKARTLIYSTALPAAVVVGISSALELVRAEHWRRDHLLTHSKSFRSALRDAGFNVIPGDSPIVPVIVGDNETALQFSHALENEGILATAIRPPTVPAGTARIRFSLSAAHTEEQLTMSLGIIERLGRQMGVLA